In Aegilops tauschii subsp. strangulata cultivar AL8/78 chromosome 3, Aet v6.0, whole genome shotgun sequence, one genomic interval encodes:
- the LOC109784702 gene encoding uncharacterized protein, which produces MGRHSSNASKAEAGGEQHRKEEKHHKHMEQLAQLGAVAAGAYALHEKHKAKKDSENARSHRIKEEIAATVAVGSAGFAFHEHHKKKDAKNQGHH; this is translated from the exons ATGGGGCGCCACAGCAGCAACGCCAGCAAAGCCGAGGCCGGCGGCGAGCAGCACCGCAAGGAGGAGAAGCATCACAAGCACATGGAGCAGCTCGCCCAGCTCGGCGCCGTCGCAGCCGGAGCGTACGCGCTG CACGAGAAGCACAAGGCGAAGAAGGACTCGGAGAATGCCCGGTCGCACAGGATCAAGGAGGAGATCGCAGCCACGGTCGCCGTTGGTAGCGCCGGTTTCGCCTTCCATGAGCACCACAAGAAGAAAGACGCCAAGAATCAGGGCCACCATTGA